In the Bernardetia sp. genome, GTCAAGCAAAATAAACATTGGGGAGTAATTAACCCTTTTGGGCAACCAGTTGTTCCGATTCGTTATTCGTCTGTGAAATACTTGCAAAAACCTAATTCACAACGTGCGCTGATTGAAGTTTTTTCAGATTCTTCAGCAGTTTTGTATTTAGATGAAAAAGGAAATTTTGTAGAAAACGCAAATAAAAACTTAGTGATTGTAGAGCAAGGAGGTAAATTTGGAATCAAGACAAATACAAGTGCAGAAACATTTTTAGTAAATCCGTCTTATGATTTTATAGAAGAGTTTGGAAAAATTGGCAAAACTTCATGGGCAAAAGTAGGAAATAAGGATTCTAAAAACCCAAAGCAAATGCTGTATGGAATTATTGACAGCAAGGGAAATGAAATTCTGAAAACGGAATATTTAGAAATTGGGACATTTTCGGAAGGAAAAATAGCAGTTCAGCAAAATGGCAAATCTAAAGACAAACAGCTTTTTGGTTATGTAGATGAAAATGGAAAAAAAGTAATTGATTTTCAGTTTTACAAAGCCTTTCCATTTTCCGACGGAATGGCAAAAGTAGATTTGTCAAGAGCAGGCACAAAATGGTCGTACATCAATGAAAAAGGCGAAGTAGTGATAAAATCGGCTTATACATCTGGCTCTGATTTCGGTGAAGGAATGGCAGTGGGTGAAATGTTTTTGATAGACAAAACTGGAAAACGAGTGTCAAGACTTCCCTACCAAAAAGTAACTGCCATTGGAGAATACAAAAATGGCTTTGAAAATGGAGTGATTGGTTTGGCAACGGAAAGAGGTTTTATTCACATCAAAAAAGATGGCTCACCACTTTACCAAAGTTATTTTGATAGCCTTACACAATTTAGAAATGGAATTGCTTTTGTCAAAACTGGAGAAAAATATCAGCTTTTGCGACGTTCTACAGAAAATCCAGATACAGTTCGTTTGAATTTTTCAGCTACGGCAATGCGAAACTATGAAGCAAAATACAAGAAAAACCGTAAAATCAAGACCAAATACGGAGAAACGATTGTAGATTTAGGATTTGAGAAAGTAGATAACGGCTACTGGCTCATGATAAATGAAAGTGGAGACTTTGTTTCGCCTACTCGTTACGATGCTGTTTCTGTGTTGCCTACCCAAACTATTTTGTACACTAACGGTGTTTATGGCTATGCCGATTTAGATGGAAACTGGATTTTGCCTCCTTCTTTCGAAGCTCGTCAGTACGTGCAAGGGTATATCATTCGCTTAGAGAGAGCAGGAAAAATCACATATTTAGGCTTAGACGGAAAAGTGATTTGGGAAGAATAATCTACTTCCCTATCTCAAACTGTTTTTCTAAAGATTGTCTTTTTTCTAAGTCTTCCTTTATTTTTAAGTTGAGAGGAGAATCTGCCAAAACGTTGTAACTTTCCCAAAACAGAGGATTATACTTGACTTCTTTTAGTTTGGAAGCATCTTGTAACTCTTGTGGTGTTGGGTTTTCTAAATTTACATCTACGGTCAGTTGTTCTACAAAATACTCAGAGACAGATTCTTCAAAGGCTTCTGAACTCTCATAGTATTTCTCTGTAGAGCGCAAAGACTGATAGCTTACCAAATACTTGGCATTCTCCTCTTCTCCATATTTTTTGAAATAAAAATGCTCTTCATTTTCTAAATAAATATTGTAACCATATCGCTCTTCTGAATTATAACCTCCCATTGTTCCGACAGGCAAATAAGAAAAATGAAGTTGCAACACAGCATAATCTTCTTCATTGACAAATACTTTACCTTTTAATTTTCTAAATCTATCAATCGTTCCGTTGTATGAAAAAGCAATTTCATAGACCGTCTTTCCACCTAAAGAAGTCAGATTGATAAGTTCATAGTCAAATTTTTCATACATTTCCTTATCAAAAATAAACTGCTGTTTTCTGAGCCAGTTGTATTTTGTTCCATACTCTACATCAATATAAAAATTGTTTTTTCTTGATTTGGAATAGTCATAAGAGGCTCTACGCTCTCTCACTTGTACAAAATATTCTTCCTCTATGTTCTTAATTTCTATCATTCCAGTTGCTTTGTTTTTGTAATTGTAAATGATAGGAACATAACTTCTTTTGTCATAGACATTTAGAGCAGCTTCTACCAAACGCACATAAGCCGTCGAATCTTTGAGGTATTCTCTATAAAAAAAGTCTGCATTGTAAGGCTTTTGTGGATAATTTGTAGAGAGGTTCTTAATAACTTGCTTCATTATCTTCTCTACTTTCGGAATACGTTTAGAGCTTATTGTAACTGCTTTGAGCGATTCGGCTGGCTGCATTTCAAAAACCAATTGCCCAGCTTTAGAATAAGTATCAGCTTCAGAAATACGTATTTTAAACGTTTTATAACCTACAAAAGAACAGACTATATTTCTTTCCTTCCAGTTGGAACTAACTTTAAACTCAAAATATCCTTCCGAATTACTTGCTGTTCCTATGCTTGTGCCTTCAATACCAATAGAAGCAAAAGGCAATAGTTCTTTCGTTTCTGCATCTATAACTTTACCTTTAATGAGAAGACTACTTTGAGCAAAACTTTGAATACTCACAAGCAAGAAAAATAGAGTAAGGATTAAAAATGTTATTTTTCTACTTTTTCTCATCTTATAGTTTTTGTTTATATTTTACAAATGAATTTTATAAATCAGATTACAAAAATATGAATCTACAACAAAATAAAGAAAATGCTATTGCTTTCTACAAAACGGCTTATGAAGGCAATCCGAAAAAAGCTGTGGAACTTTATGTAGGCAATGAATATATTCAGCACAATCCAGATGTAGCTGATGGTTTGGTTGGTTTTATTGAGTATTTTGAAAAAATGCAGAGAGAATACCCCAATAAATCTATTGAATTTGTAAGAGCGATTGCAGAAGGAGAATTAGTGGCATTACATACTCATCAAACGTGGCAAGAAAAAGGTGTTCAAAATGAGTATATCACTATGGATTTTTTTAGATTTGATGAAAATGGAAAAATATGTGAGCATTGGGATGCTATTCAAAAAATCCCTAAAGAATCAGCCAATCCGAATACAATGTATTAGGAAAATACAAAGCCTACCTTCAAAATAAGAATGTTTTAAAGATAGGTATTTTTAAAAAATGATTCCATACTGTAAGAATAAAAAAAGACTAGAAAATTATTTACTTCTCTTCTAAGACTCCATATTTTCCATACGGCTGTGTACGCTGTGTAGGGTCGCTATGAGCAAAATCTAACATTCCGAAGCCATAGTCTGTATATTCGCCCAACCCACAATTACAGATAAAATTCTGAACCTGTGGATGTGCATACAACACAAAAGGAAATGTATAACCTCTCACTTCCACTTCACTACCTTGTCCGTCAAGTGGATAAATACGAGCAAATTTTTTCTCTTCTTTCTGTATTTTTTCCAAGTAACGACGGTCAGGCACAAGCTGAAACTTATAAAACTCTGCCATCTCAGCATCTGTGTAGTGTCCAGACTCCTCCATACGAGTAAGTGTAGAATCATAGAGCAAATCAGAAAATTTATCCATACTCGGCACGATAAATTCCTTTGTATCTCTATGAAAACGAGGACTAGAAACCACCAATGGCGAAATACAGATATATTTTGTCATTTCTCTTTGCTCTGGCATAAGCTCTTGCTCAACAGCTTCAGGAACTAATTCTAGTTCACCAATCTGTATCTTATCCCTACTAAAGAGGCTATCCAAAAGCTCATCTATCACTTCTGTTCGGAGTGCAGACAAAACCAATGTTACTTTTCTTGAACAGTAGTGCAGACCTTTTCGGCTTACCCGTGTTTGTCCTTTCAGCCCAGAGAAATTGTAAAACAAGTTTTCATCTGTTCCAAAAGAAGTACCTGTAAGCAAGTCCTTTATGAATCCAGAAAAAAGGTGTTGATGATAAAAAGGCAAAACTGCGCCTCTGTTTTTTAAATCAAATATTATTCGAACTCTCAAAATTCAACAGTTTAAAAAATGGTTGAAACAAAAAATAAATAAAGTAAGTCTAAATGGAAACGCAATGTATCTCTTTTTGTTTGATAAAAGCCTATATTTTGCTTTAAAATCTTATAGATACTTATAAAAATACAAGTTTGTAATCAAAAAGAAATATTAATCTATCATTTCTTGGAAAGCTTTCCAAGCAGCATCGATAAGTTTATCAGTCATTTGCTGACAGTAATACGAGCCAGAAATAGGGTCAGCTGTTTTGTCTATGAAAGATTCTTCACGCAACATCACAGAAACATTGCGAGCGATACGGTTTGCCCAAATTTTGTTTTTTTCTGTTATTTCATTCTGATGCGTAACAACAGTTAGTGCGTTTGTTCCTCCCAAAATACACGAAAAAGCCTGTGTTGTGTTTCTGATAAGATTCCAATTTTCATCTTGTTGGCTTTTTTCATCTATTCCCTTTGAAGTCATACAATGAATATGAGGCTGTATATCTACACCATACAAGTCATACATCTGTAGTATAAGCCATCTCAAAGCACGTATCTTGCAAGTTGTAAGGAAAAAACTATCCGTTGCTTCTACAACAAACTGAACATTTTGTAAAACGCCGTTGTTTGATTTTTCAACCAAAGACTTCACTTTAAATAGAATTTCTGCAATATTTTGAGCTTCGTCATCTCCATTTTTTAGATGAAGTGAAACAGGATGAAATCTACATTTAATATCTGTATCTATAAAAAACTTTAAGCTATGTTCATCCACTTCTAAACCTTGATGGTAGAAAATTCCTCCAGTAAGCAAACTAACATCAAAACCTTTATCACGTGCATAGTCTATATAGGCTTTAGAAAAATCTTGCAAGGTTTGGTTTTCTTTTATATCAGTCTGAAAGCTGATAGCACAATAAGGCAGAGCTACTTCAAAAAGCAAATATTCAAAACACTTGTTATCAAAACCTTCTGCATCTATATTTTGTAAATCAAATACAATTCCTTCTGCTCCTGTCATCAGAACTCGGCGAGCTTCTTTGTTGGATTGCTCTAACTCTTCTTTCTCTAAGCTATTTATGAGAACAATAGGCTGATTATACCAAAAACGAGGCACAGAAACAGGGTCGTTGAGCGCAATTTGGTTGTTTTGAAGGATTTCTAAATACGAAAAATCTGTACTTGCTTCATCTTTTGTATAATAAGGCTCAACAGATAATCCTTCTACAAACTCCCACTCTAAATCTTGATAAGGTTTTCCTTTCAAAAACTTAGTTGCTGTTTCAAGCCATTGTTTTTTTAATGAAACAGATTGACTTTCTTTACTTTGATTTTCAAATTTATCTACAAACATAAAATAACAAATGATAAATGAAATTGTCTGTAAGGAAAAGGAATGCCTTTTCTCTACTCTTTTTATTTTTCTACAATTTTTTTCAAATCTTGATTCATTAGCTCAAATCCTTTTCCCACTAAGGTAGGCAACATAAATTTTATCAATGGAATGATAGCACCTTCGTATTCTTCTCTATGAATAAAAAGAACTTCATTTTCAGATTTCTCTTCTATCTCAAAAATATGAGTGGGTGCGAAAAGCCAACGAGCTACCATATATCCGTTCCAAGCTAACGTTTGGTTAGGAATATTTCTACAAATAACTCCATCAAAAGTCATAGGCAAACCAACAGGAGGAAACATTTTAGCTTCTATTTTTGCCCCCATATTTGGACTTCCATCCAACTTTCTAATAAAGGTATTCCAAGAAGGATAGTTTTGAAAGTCAGTAAGAACTTGCCAAACTTTTTCTTTAGAAGCCTTTATTTGGATTTCTGTATAGACTTGTGGCTTATTTTTAGGCATTTATGTAGTATTTAAACTTGACTTTCAAGCTGTAAAATAGATTCAAAAATTACTCTACCATCTGTATTTCCTAAAATCTCATCAGCTGCACGCTCTGGGTGTGGCATCATTCCAAAAACATTTCTTTCCTTGTTACAAATTCCTGCAATATTCATTGCCGAACCATTTGGACAGCTTTCATCTGTAACTCTAGCTCCCTGATCACAATAACGAAACAAGATTTGGTCGTTAGCAATAAGGCTATTCAAATCTTTATCAGAAGCATAATAACGTCCTTCTGCGTGTGCAATCGGAATTTTATAGGCTTTTGTTCGGTCAGTATTTTTTGTAATGAGGCTATTTTGTGAAGTTGCTTGAAGAAATATATTCTTACAATTAAACTTCTGATTATTATTTCTAAGCAATGCCCCTGGTAGAAGTTGAGCTTCTGTCAGAATTTGGAATCCGTTACAAATCCCAAACACATATCCCCCTTTTTCAGCATGTTTGACAACCTCATTCATA is a window encoding:
- a CDS encoding carboxypeptidase-like regulatory domain-containing protein, with translation MRKSRKITFLILTLFFLLVSIQSFAQSSLLIKGKVIDAETKELLPFASIGIEGTSIGTASNSEGYFEFKVSSNWKERNIVCSFVGYKTFKIRISEADTYSKAGQLVFEMQPAESLKAVTISSKRIPKVEKIMKQVIKNLSTNYPQKPYNADFFYREYLKDSTAYVRLVEAALNVYDKRSYVPIIYNYKNKATGMIEIKNIEEEYFVQVRERRASYDYSKSRKNNFYIDVEYGTKYNWLRKQQFIFDKEMYEKFDYELINLTSLGGKTVYEIAFSYNGTIDRFRKLKGKVFVNEEDYAVLQLHFSYLPVGTMGGYNSEERYGYNIYLENEEHFYFKKYGEEENAKYLVSYQSLRSTEKYYESSEAFEESVSEYFVEQLTVDVNLENPTPQELQDASKLKEVKYNPLFWESYNVLADSPLNLKIKEDLEKRQSLEKQFEIGK
- a CDS encoding ester cyclase; translated protein: MNLQQNKENAIAFYKTAYEGNPKKAVELYVGNEYIQHNPDVADGLVGFIEYFEKMQREYPNKSIEFVRAIAEGELVALHTHQTWQEKGVQNEYITMDFFRFDENGKICEHWDAIQKIPKESANPNTMY
- a CDS encoding CRISPR-associated endoribonuclease Cas6 translates to MRVRIIFDLKNRGAVLPFYHQHLFSGFIKDLLTGTSFGTDENLFYNFSGLKGQTRVSRKGLHYCSRKVTLVLSALRTEVIDELLDSLFSRDKIQIGELELVPEAVEQELMPEQREMTKYICISPLVVSSPRFHRDTKEFIVPSMDKFSDLLYDSTLTRMEESGHYTDAEMAEFYKFQLVPDRRYLEKIQKEEKKFARIYPLDGQGSEVEVRGYTFPFVLYAHPQVQNFICNCGLGEYTDYGFGMLDFAHSDPTQRTQPYGKYGVLEEK
- a CDS encoding methylmalonyl-CoA mutase family protein, encoding MFVDKFENQSKESQSVSLKKQWLETATKFLKGKPYQDLEWEFVEGLSVEPYYTKDEASTDFSYLEILQNNQIALNDPVSVPRFWYNQPIVLINSLEKEELEQSNKEARRVLMTGAEGIVFDLQNIDAEGFDNKCFEYLLFEVALPYCAISFQTDIKENQTLQDFSKAYIDYARDKGFDVSLLTGGIFYHQGLEVDEHSLKFFIDTDIKCRFHPVSLHLKNGDDEAQNIAEILFKVKSLVEKSNNGVLQNVQFVVEATDSFFLTTCKIRALRWLILQMYDLYGVDIQPHIHCMTSKGIDEKSQQDENWNLIRNTTQAFSCILGGTNALTVVTHQNEITEKNKIWANRIARNVSVMLREESFIDKTADPISGSYYCQQMTDKLIDAAWKAFQEMID
- a CDS encoding SRPBCC domain-containing protein — encoded protein: MPKNKPQVYTEIQIKASKEKVWQVLTDFQNYPSWNTFIRKLDGSPNMGAKIEAKMFPPVGLPMTFDGVICRNIPNQTLAWNGYMVARWLFAPTHIFEIEEKSENEVLFIHREEYEGAIIPLIKFMLPTLVGKGFELMNQDLKKIVEK
- the purQ gene encoding phosphoribosylformylglycinamidine synthase subunit PurQ; its protein translation is MKFGVIVFPGSNCDHDVYSVLKDTFKQETVKLWHKSTDLEGCDFIVVPGGFSYGDYLRSGAIARFSPIMNEVVKHAEKGGYVFGICNGFQILTEAQLLPGALLRNNNQKFNCKNIFLQATSQNSLITKNTDRTKAYKIPIAHAEGRYYASDKDLNSLIANDQILFRYCDQGARVTDESCPNGSAMNIAGICNKERNVFGMMPHPERAADEILGNTDGRVIFESILQLESQV